The following are encoded together in the Streptomyces sp. NBC_00358 genome:
- a CDS encoding SCO7613 C-terminal domain-containing membrane protein, giving the protein MSQIPSPAEELLLLDTELRQLDARRAVLLTRRAWLVRVLQPPPVRTTPLAPPASPALRPEATAPGVQNTLLLLGGVLLTVAAVAFTLVGWGQLGIAGRSLVLGAVTLAALGAPALLLRRGLRSTAEALAGLGLALTVLDAYALYAVALPSTDGVGYAAVASAVLAAMWAAYGHALGARRRKPEPRPASAAAPAAPDTSAAPGLPGASGAPGTSAARSASSTPGSSEPSAEGAGEHRAGSGTGPREAAPGSGPALGVSAGTGTRTGAGRRGVAAAAGPSLRLPLPAAVVAAQLPLLLWAVAAAAGAHGVTAALLVTAALDTALALRTPHRSLRVVAAAGAYGLGGWGTFAAGWLSWTAAGPSAAARAAALLLLAASIATAAAWGTPKPGVATGTATAGGLITVVAFGGVLRTAVPGEWSVPGHLACGLALLAVARTGLPEPVRRGFALASGCVGALAVAWALPVVVITVLGPVGRAGSVWSGAPANARDAVTSGPPWPSDAATAPLVLGLVAAALVVAVRADTWRPHALACALTLTWATVFVLPATLELPYAAGLSVHGITVMGLLWSARRAHPSVTAPVLALLTSLSLAFLALASEAATLTVLGVLAVLFAAAATRPGLGPVTAPASLGYAAALACATGASLGLRPQHTALLVLVVAVVAALLAAHVDDGPTTVSIEVTGALAGLLATGLAVAEPAMLATVLALCGVIAAGTAVREDRRAVGYAAVALFVLAAWVRLAAWGVAFPEAYTLPVTVPALLVGAFRRRRDTAVSSWTAYAPGLAMTLVPSLFAAWGDAQWQRPLLLGAAALAVTLLGARHRLQAPLVLGGSVLVLDALHELAPYIVQVVDALPRWAPPALAGLLLLALGATYEQRIRDARRVREVLGRMD; this is encoded by the coding sequence ATGTCCCAGATTCCTTCCCCCGCCGAGGAGTTGCTGCTCCTCGACACCGAGCTGCGGCAACTCGACGCCCGCCGGGCCGTGTTGCTGACCCGGCGTGCCTGGCTGGTCCGCGTGCTCCAGCCGCCGCCCGTGCGGACCACGCCCCTGGCGCCCCCGGCCTCCCCGGCTCTTCGGCCCGAGGCCACCGCACCGGGTGTCCAGAACACGCTCCTGCTGCTCGGCGGCGTCCTGCTGACCGTCGCCGCCGTCGCGTTCACGCTCGTCGGCTGGGGACAGCTCGGGATCGCGGGGCGGTCGCTGGTGCTCGGCGCGGTGACGCTGGCCGCGCTCGGGGCGCCCGCGCTCCTGCTGCGGCGCGGTCTGCGTTCGACCGCGGAGGCTCTCGCGGGGCTCGGCCTCGCGCTGACGGTCCTGGACGCGTACGCGCTGTACGCGGTCGCGCTCCCGAGCACGGACGGCGTCGGCTACGCGGCGGTCGCGTCGGCGGTCCTGGCGGCGATGTGGGCGGCGTACGGACACGCGCTGGGCGCGCGGCGCCGGAAGCCCGAACCCCGGCCGGCCTCCGCGGCCGCACCGGCCGCCCCTGACACCTCGGCCGCCCCGGGCCTCCCCGGCGCGTCGGGTGCCCCGGGTACATCGGCCGCCCGGAGCGCCTCCAGCACCCCGGGCTCCTCGGAGCCGTCCGCGGAGGGTGCGGGAGAGCACCGGGCCGGGAGCGGGACGGGACCGCGGGAAGCCGCGCCGGGTTCGGGCCCGGCCCTCGGCGTCAGCGCCGGCACGGGTACCCGCACGGGTGCCGGACGGCGGGGGGTCGCCGCCGCCGCGGGTCCGTCGCTGCGACTGCCGCTGCCCGCCGCCGTGGTCGCCGCGCAGTTGCCGCTGCTCCTCTGGGCGGTGGCCGCCGCCGCGGGTGCGCACGGCGTCACGGCCGCGCTGCTGGTCACGGCGGCGCTCGACACGGCGCTCGCGCTGCGCACGCCCCACAGGTCCCTCCGCGTCGTCGCCGCCGCCGGGGCGTACGGCCTGGGCGGCTGGGGCACCTTCGCCGCCGGCTGGCTGTCCTGGACGGCCGCCGGCCCGAGCGCCGCCGCCCGTGCGGCGGCGCTCCTCCTCCTTGCCGCGTCGATCGCGACGGCGGCGGCGTGGGGGACCCCTAAGCCGGGCGTCGCGACCGGCACCGCCACGGCCGGAGGCCTGATCACCGTCGTCGCGTTCGGCGGCGTGCTGCGCACGGCCGTGCCGGGCGAATGGTCCGTTCCCGGTCATCTCGCCTGCGGGCTGGCCCTGTTGGCCGTCGCGCGGACGGGACTTCCGGAGCCCGTACGCCGTGGGTTCGCCCTGGCCTCCGGCTGCGTGGGCGCCCTCGCCGTGGCGTGGGCCCTGCCCGTGGTCGTGATCACCGTGCTGGGACCGGTCGGCCGGGCGGGCTCGGTCTGGTCCGGTGCTCCGGCGAACGCGCGGGACGCGGTCACGAGCGGCCCGCCCTGGCCCTCGGACGCGGCCACGGCTCCGCTCGTTCTCGGGCTCGTCGCGGCGGCCCTGGTGGTGGCCGTCCGCGCCGACACGTGGCGTCCGCACGCCCTGGCCTGCGCGCTGACGCTGACCTGGGCGACGGTGTTCGTCCTCCCCGCGACCCTCGAACTCCCTTACGCGGCCGGGCTGTCCGTGCACGGGATCACGGTGATGGGCCTGCTCTGGTCCGCGCGCCGGGCGCACCCCTCGGTGACGGCGCCGGTGCTCGCCCTTCTCACCTCCCTCAGCCTCGCCTTCCTCGCACTGGCCTCCGAGGCCGCGACACTGACCGTTCTCGGCGTGCTGGCCGTCCTGTTCGCGGCCGCCGCCACGCGGCCGGGCCTCGGTCCGGTCACGGCACCCGCGTCGCTCGGGTACGCGGCGGCCCTCGCCTGCGCGACGGGCGCCTCCCTCGGCCTGCGCCCCCAGCACACCGCGCTGCTCGTGCTGGTCGTGGCCGTGGTCGCCGCCCTGCTCGCGGCGCACGTCGACGACGGACCGACGACCGTGTCGATCGAGGTCACCGGCGCCCTCGCGGGGCTGCTCGCCACAGGGCTCGCGGTGGCCGAACCGGCCATGCTGGCCACGGTCCTCGCGCTGTGCGGGGTGATCGCAGCCGGCACGGCCGTACGGGAGGACCGGCGCGCCGTCGGATACGCGGCCGTGGCCCTGTTCGTGCTGGCCGCCTGGGTGCGCCTCGCGGCCTGGGGCGTCGCCTTCCCGGAGGCGTACACACTGCCGGTGACCGTTCCGGCGCTGCTGGTGGGCGCGTTCAGGCGCCGCCGGGACACGGCGGTGTCGTCGTGGACGGCGTACGCGCCGGGTCTGGCCATGACGCTCGTGCCGAGCCTCTTCGCGGCGTGGGGCGACGCGCAGTGGCAGCGCCCGCTGCTGCTGGGCGCGGCGGCGCTCGCCGTCACCCTGCTGGGCGCCCGGCACCGTCTGCAGGCCCCCCTGGTGCTGGGCGGCAGCGTGCTCGTCCTGGACGCCCTGCACGAACTCGCCCCGTACATCGTGCAGGTGGTGGACGCGCTCCCCCGTTGGGCGCCTCCCGCACTCGCCGGTCTGCTGCTGCTCGCGCTGGGTGCCACGTACGAGCAGCGGATCCGCGACGCGCGGCGGGTGCGGGAGGTGCTGGGGAGGATGGACTAG
- a CDS encoding exo-rhamnogalacturonan lyase family protein, producing the protein MSPIPRRSLLKAAAAAGAAAQFSWALGSANAQAAPRAEAADADPVTLDWLEDGGLGAAPGSTVGVPWPKGAYRRDQTFALTDADGAAVPVQSWPIAYWPDGSLKWTAHAVSSDAGKLTLAAGEPTAPEQRVTVDKSGGTIGISTGVITAKIGRSGSTLVKSVTRGTTEIARNGRLVLIRQPEIEDEDQGAEKFERFESAISAVEVEQEGPVRAVVRIDGKHRKGDRSWLPFSVRLYFYAGADSFRMVHTITFDGKQEPGKSSGDFVRGLGVRFTVPMRDAAYDRHIRIGGEGTGLLREAVKGITGLRRDPGAAVQAAQFEGEKLADPSTWDQRVTTRLQYIPEWGDYTLSQLSADGFTLRKRTSKGYGWIGAGGGRRASGFGYVGGPSGGFSFGLRDFWEKFPAQLDIRDAHTDEAEVTLWLWSPEARPMDLRFYHDGMGQDTYAEQLEGLNITYEDYEPGFGTPYGIARTSELLFWANESTPTPEKLAEQVDAVRVLPQLAAPPKQLIKAKVFGPGLYSEPDRSTPAKAKIEDHLDFLFTYYKDQVEMRRWYGFWDYGDIMHSYDPVRHQWRYDIGGYAWDNSELSPDLWLWFAYLRSGRADIFRFAEAMTRHTGEVDVYHLGQWAGLGTRHGVQHYADSAKQQRIANTTYRRYYYFLTADERVGDLMHANVDSDETFLALDPLRKIRTEPYTPDRHALSIGFGTDWSGLVSAWLTEWEREGPKWEKARARVLSTMETIAAQPNGFVQGSGLYDLDTGRFAVAAEPVVGVSHLSAVFGLNELCAELIDLVDLPAFKDAYLDYCRYFNATKAEQAARYGTNFGTLLLFQGHSRLDAYAAVQTGDTQLATRAWAKFYSSDGYTESSPWKTEKLSGPVTLVPGSEANWVYTNDTALYGLAAIENLALLGDRMPS; encoded by the coding sequence ATGTCTCCCATCCCCCGCAGGTCCCTTCTCAAGGCGGCGGCCGCCGCCGGAGCGGCCGCGCAGTTCAGCTGGGCCCTCGGAAGCGCGAACGCGCAGGCGGCCCCCAGGGCGGAGGCCGCCGACGCGGACCCGGTGACCCTGGACTGGCTGGAGGACGGCGGCCTCGGCGCCGCCCCCGGTTCCACCGTGGGCGTTCCCTGGCCGAAGGGCGCGTACCGGCGGGACCAGACGTTCGCGCTCACGGACGCCGACGGGGCGGCCGTGCCCGTGCAGTCCTGGCCGATCGCCTACTGGCCGGACGGATCGCTCAAGTGGACGGCGCACGCGGTGAGTTCGGACGCGGGCAAGCTCACGCTGGCAGCCGGGGAACCCACCGCGCCGGAGCAGAGGGTCACCGTCGACAAGAGCGGCGGCACCATCGGCATATCGACCGGGGTCATCACCGCGAAGATCGGCAGGAGCGGCTCCACGCTGGTCAAGTCCGTCACCCGCGGCACGACCGAGATCGCCAGGAACGGGCGCCTCGTCCTCATCCGCCAGCCGGAGATCGAGGACGAGGACCAGGGCGCCGAGAAGTTCGAGCGCTTCGAGAGCGCGATCTCCGCGGTCGAGGTCGAACAGGAGGGCCCGGTGCGGGCCGTCGTCCGCATCGACGGCAAGCACCGCAAGGGCGACCGGAGTTGGCTGCCCTTCTCGGTCCGCCTCTATTTCTACGCGGGCGCCGACTCCTTCCGCATGGTCCACACGATCACCTTCGACGGAAAGCAGGAGCCCGGAAAGAGCAGCGGCGACTTCGTCCGCGGGCTGGGTGTCCGCTTCACCGTGCCGATGCGGGACGCCGCCTACGACCGGCACATCCGCATCGGCGGCGAGGGGACGGGCCTGCTGCGCGAGGCGGTCAAGGGCATCACCGGGCTGCGCCGCGACCCCGGAGCCGCGGTCCAGGCGGCCCAGTTCGAGGGCGAGAAGCTCGCCGACCCGTCCACCTGGGACCAACGCGTCACGACCCGGCTCCAGTACATCCCCGAGTGGGGCGACTACACCCTCTCCCAGCTCTCCGCCGACGGGTTCACCCTGCGCAAGCGCACCAGCAAGGGGTACGGCTGGATCGGCGCCGGCGGTGGCCGACGCGCCTCCGGTTTCGGTTACGTCGGCGGACCGAGCGGTGGATTCTCCTTCGGGCTGCGGGACTTCTGGGAGAAGTTCCCCGCCCAGCTCGACATCCGTGACGCCCACACCGACGAGGCCGAGGTGACCCTCTGGCTCTGGTCGCCCGAGGCGCGCCCCATGGACCTGCGCTTCTACCACGACGGCATGGGCCAGGACACGTACGCCGAGCAGCTCGAAGGCCTCAACATCACCTACGAGGACTACGAGCCGGGCTTCGGCACCCCCTACGGCATCGCCCGCACCTCCGAACTGCTCTTCTGGGCCAACGAGTCGACCCCCACCCCCGAGAAGCTCGCCGAACAGGTCGACGCCGTACGCGTGTTGCCCCAACTCGCCGCCCCGCCGAAGCAGTTGATCAAGGCGAAGGTCTTCGGCCCGGGCCTCTACTCCGAGCCCGACCGGTCCACACCCGCCAAGGCGAAGATCGAGGACCACCTCGACTTCCTCTTCACCTACTACAAGGACCAGGTGGAGATGCGCCGTTGGTACGGATTCTGGGACTACGGCGACATCATGCACTCCTACGACCCGGTCCGGCACCAGTGGCGGTACGACATCGGCGGCTACGCCTGGGACAACTCCGAGCTGTCGCCCGACCTCTGGCTGTGGTTCGCGTACCTGCGCAGCGGCCGGGCGGACATCTTCCGCTTCGCCGAGGCGATGACCCGGCACACCGGCGAGGTCGACGTCTACCACCTCGGCCAGTGGGCCGGTCTCGGCACCCGGCACGGCGTGCAGCACTACGCCGACAGCGCCAAACAGCAGCGCATCGCGAACACCACCTATCGGCGCTACTACTACTTCCTCACCGCCGACGAGCGCGTCGGCGATCTCATGCACGCCAACGTGGACTCCGACGAGACCTTCCTCGCCCTGGACCCGCTGCGCAAGATCCGCACCGAGCCGTACACGCCGGACCGTCACGCGCTGTCGATCGGCTTCGGCACGGACTGGAGCGGGCTTGTCTCGGCGTGGCTGACCGAGTGGGAACGCGAGGGTCCGAAGTGGGAGAAAGCCAGGGCGCGGGTGCTGTCGACGATGGAGACCATCGCCGCGCAGCCCAACGGCTTCGTCCAGGGCTCCGGCCTCTACGACCTCGACACCGGCCGGTTCGCCGTCGCCGCCGAGCCCGTGGTCGGTGTCTCGCACCTCTCCGCGGTCTTCGGCCTGAACGAACTGTGCGCCGAACTCATCGACCTCGTGGACCTGCCCGCCTTCAAGGACGCCTACCTCGACTACTGCCGCTACTTCAACGCGACCAAGGCCGAGCAGGCGGCCCGTTACGGAACCAACTTCGGCACCCTGCTGCTCTTCCAGGGCCACTCCCGGCTCGACGCCTACGCCGCCGTGCAGACCGGTGACACCCAACTCGCCACCCGTGCCTGGGCGAAGTTCTACAGCTCCGACGGCTACACCGAGTCCTCGCCGTGGAAGACGGAGAAGCTGAGCGGTCCCGTCACGCTGGTGCCGGGCAGCGAGGCCAACTGGGTCTACACGAACGACACGGCGCTCTACGGCCTCGCCGCCATCGAGAACCTGGCACTCCTGGGCGACAGGATGCCTTCGTGA
- a CDS encoding DUF4365 domain-containing protein yields MALAQPERGGLLSQRTAPHRGSLATTACMETLQVGYLHAVAAAAGCSLSQPFPDNGIDWHVSHSAPGHTVDDEVTIKVQLKCTYQIPPNPPGPAFSFTLDNEHLAKLARTPVSVHKILVVMLVPRSQDDWLRASHDRLDLRHCCYWINLAGHAVTGRRRTTVRIPTARIFDDRALCEIMTRVGTGGRP; encoded by the coding sequence ATGGCACTCGCGCAGCCCGAACGGGGCGGGCTGCTGTCCCAGCGGACGGCACCCCATCGCGGATCGCTCGCCACCACCGCCTGCATGGAGACCTTGCAGGTCGGCTATCTGCACGCCGTCGCCGCGGCCGCCGGCTGCTCGCTGTCCCAGCCGTTTCCCGACAACGGCATCGACTGGCACGTCAGCCACAGCGCCCCCGGGCACACGGTCGACGACGAAGTCACCATCAAGGTGCAGCTCAAGTGCACGTACCAGATCCCGCCGAACCCTCCGGGGCCCGCCTTCTCCTTCACGCTCGACAACGAGCACCTGGCGAAGCTCGCGCGCACCCCGGTCTCGGTCCACAAGATCCTGGTCGTGATGCTCGTGCCCAGATCCCAGGACGACTGGCTGCGCGCCAGCCACGACCGGCTCGACCTGCGGCACTGCTGCTACTGGATCAACCTCGCCGGACACGCCGTCACGGGCCGGCGCCGGACCACCGTCCGCATCCCGACGGCGCGGATCTTCGACGACCGGGCCCTCTGCGAGATCATGACGAGGGTCGGGACGGGAGGCAGGCCATGA
- a CDS encoding potassium channel family protein: MDHDSPMTRWEQRTEVPLGVASLLFLAAYAVHVLAHGLPRVGRDACLMVIAVTWAAFLVDYLVLWRLSGQGLRFVHRHLLDTVVLVLPLLRPLRVVKLYDAVLRRRGEPRLPLYARVMFYAGIAVLLLGFSGSLAVYQAEYQAPHATIVTFGDSLWWAASTLSTVGYGDVTPVTPRGRVIAVAMMVCGLALLGAVTGSFSSWLLQVFSREGDEKPPGR; encoded by the coding sequence ATGGACCACGACAGCCCGATGACCCGCTGGGAGCAGCGCACCGAGGTACCGCTCGGGGTCGCGTCACTGCTGTTCCTCGCCGCGTACGCGGTCCACGTGCTGGCGCACGGTCTGCCCCGGGTCGGCCGGGATGCCTGCCTCATGGTGATCGCGGTCACCTGGGCGGCGTTCCTCGTCGACTACCTGGTCCTCTGGCGGCTGAGCGGCCAGGGCCTCCGGTTCGTCCACCGTCATCTGCTGGACACCGTGGTGCTCGTCCTGCCCCTCCTGCGTCCCCTGCGGGTCGTCAAGCTCTACGACGCCGTGCTGCGGCGCCGCGGAGAGCCACGGCTCCCGCTGTACGCGCGGGTGATGTTCTACGCGGGAATCGCGGTCCTGCTGCTCGGGTTCTCGGGTTCCCTCGCCGTCTACCAGGCGGAGTACCAGGCGCCGCACGCGACGATCGTCACGTTCGGCGACTCGCTGTGGTGGGCCGCCTCCACGCTCTCGACGGTGGGGTACGGGGACGTGACGCCGGTGACGCCGAGGGGGCGCGTGATCGCGGTCGCCATGATGGTGTGCGGTCTGGCACTGCTCGGGGCGGTGACGGGGTCGTTCTCCTCGTGGCTGCTGCAGGTGTTCTCGCGCGAGGGCGACGAGAAGCCCCCGGGGCGCTGA
- a CDS encoding SRPBCC family protein produces MDWSHYRFHTVWELPAPPADVYALLERAEHYPLWWPQVREVTPVDDRSGVIRIRSVLPYDITITARAVRRDPVAGVLEMAMSGDLDGWARWTFEAAGPGTRARYDQEVRVTTPLLRRLAVPGRPFFRANHALMMRAGQRGLRARLEAV; encoded by the coding sequence ATGGACTGGAGCCACTACCGCTTTCACACCGTGTGGGAGCTGCCCGCGCCACCGGCGGACGTGTACGCGCTCCTGGAGAGGGCCGAGCACTACCCGCTCTGGTGGCCCCAGGTGCGCGAGGTGACCCCCGTCGACGACCGCAGCGGTGTCATCCGGATCCGCTCCGTCCTGCCGTACGACATCACCATCACCGCCCGCGCGGTGCGCCGGGACCCGGTGGCCGGAGTCCTGGAGATGGCGATGTCGGGCGACCTCGACGGCTGGGCGCGCTGGACCTTCGAGGCCGCCGGGCCGGGCACCCGCGCCCGGTACGACCAGGAAGTGCGCGTGACCACACCGCTGCTGCGGCGGCTCGCCGTGCCGGGACGCCCGTTCTTCCGCGCCAACCACGCCCTGATGATGCGCGCGGGACAGCGCGGACTGAGGGCCCGTCTCGAAGCGGTTTGA
- the thrS gene encoding threonine--tRNA ligase: MSDVRVIIQRDSEREERVVTTGTTAADLFTGERTIVAARVAGELRDLAYEVQDGEEVEPVEISSEDGLNILRHSTAHVMAQAVQELFPDAKLGIGPPVKDGFYYDFDVEKPFTPEDLKAVEKKMQEIQKRGQRFSRRVVTDEDAREELAAEPYKLELIGIKGSASTDDGANVEVGGGELTIYDNLDAKTGELCWKDLCRGPHLPTTRNIPAFKLMRNAAAYWRGSEKNPMLQRIYGTAWPSKEELKAHLDFLAEAEKRDHRKLGNELDLFSIPEQIGSGLAVFHPKGGVIRRVMEDYSRRRHEEEGYEFVYTPHATKGKLFETSGHLDWYADGMYPPMQLDEGVDYYLKPMNCPMHNLIFDARGRSYRELPLRLFEFGTVYRYEKSGVVHGLTRARGFTQDDAHIYCTKEQMAEELDKTLTFVLNLLRDYGLTDFYLELSTKDPEKFVGSDEVWEEATETLRQVAEKQGLPLVPDPGGAAFYGPKISVQTKDAIGRTWQMSTVQLDFNLPERFDLEYTGPDGSKQRPVMIHRALFGSIERFFAVLLEHYAGAFPAWLAPVQAIGIPIGDAHVEYLQKFAVEARKKGLRVEVDASSDRMQKKIRNAQKQKVPFMVIAGDEDMTAGAVSFRYRDGSQENGIPLDEAIAKIAKVVEERAQV; this comes from the coding sequence GTGTCAGACGTCCGTGTGATCATCCAACGCGATTCCGAGCGGGAAGAGCGCGTGGTGACGACGGGCACTACGGCCGCCGACCTCTTCACCGGCGAGCGCACCATCGTCGCGGCCCGCGTGGCCGGCGAGCTGAGGGACCTCGCGTACGAGGTGCAGGACGGCGAGGAGGTCGAGCCCGTCGAGATCTCCTCCGAGGACGGTCTGAACATCCTGCGCCACTCCACCGCGCACGTGATGGCCCAGGCCGTGCAGGAGCTCTTCCCCGACGCCAAGCTGGGCATCGGCCCGCCGGTCAAGGACGGCTTCTACTACGACTTCGACGTCGAGAAGCCCTTCACGCCCGAGGACCTCAAGGCCGTCGAGAAGAAGATGCAGGAGATCCAGAAGCGCGGGCAGCGCTTCTCGCGCCGCGTCGTCACCGACGAGGACGCCCGCGAGGAGCTGGCGGCCGAGCCGTACAAGCTGGAGCTCATCGGCATCAAGGGCTCCGCGTCCACGGACGACGGGGCGAACGTCGAGGTGGGCGGCGGCGAGCTGACCATCTACGACAACCTCGACGCCAAGACCGGCGAGCTGTGCTGGAAGGACCTCTGCCGCGGTCCCCACCTGCCCACCACCCGCAACATCCCGGCGTTCAAGCTCATGCGCAACGCCGCCGCGTACTGGCGCGGCAGCGAGAAGAACCCCATGCTCCAGCGCATCTACGGCACCGCCTGGCCCTCCAAGGAGGAGCTGAAGGCGCACCTGGACTTCCTCGCCGAGGCCGAGAAGCGCGACCACCGCAAGCTGGGCAACGAGCTGGACCTGTTCTCCATCCCGGAGCAGATCGGCTCCGGCCTCGCCGTCTTCCACCCCAAGGGCGGCGTCATCCGCCGGGTCATGGAGGACTACTCGCGCCGCCGGCACGAGGAGGAGGGCTACGAGTTCGTCTACACCCCGCACGCCACCAAGGGGAAGCTCTTCGAGACCTCGGGCCACCTGGACTGGTACGCCGACGGCATGTACCCGCCCATGCAGCTCGACGAGGGCGTGGACTACTACCTCAAGCCCATGAACTGCCCGATGCACAACCTGATCTTCGACGCCCGCGGCCGCTCGTACCGTGAACTGCCGCTGCGCCTCTTCGAGTTCGGCACCGTGTACCGGTACGAGAAGTCGGGCGTCGTGCACGGTCTGACCCGTGCCCGGGGCTTCACGCAGGACGACGCGCACATCTACTGCACCAAGGAGCAGATGGCGGAGGAGCTCGACAAGACGCTCACCTTCGTCCTGAACCTGCTCCGCGACTACGGCCTCACCGACTTCTACCTGGAGCTGTCCACCAAGGACCCGGAGAAGTTCGTCGGCTCGGACGAGGTCTGGGAAGAGGCCACCGAGACGCTGCGCCAGGTCGCCGAGAAGCAGGGCCTCCCGCTGGTCCCGGACCCGGGCGGCGCCGCCTTCTACGGCCCGAAGATCTCCGTGCAGACCAAGGACGCCATCGGCCGCACCTGGCAGATGTCGACCGTGCAGCTCGACTTCAACCTGCCCGAGCGCTTCGACCTGGAGTACACCGGCCCCGACGGCTCCAAGCAGCGCCCGGTCATGATCCACCGCGCGCTCTTCGGCTCCATCGAGCGGTTCTTCGCCGTGCTCCTGGAGCACTACGCGGGCGCGTTCCCGGCGTGGCTGGCGCCCGTCCAGGCGATCGGCATCCCGATCGGCGACGCGCATGTGGAGTACCTCCAGAAGTTCGCCGTCGAGGCCCGCAAGAAGGGCCTGCGCGTCGAGGTCGACGCGTCCTCGGACCGGATGCAGAAGAAGATCCGCAACGCGCAGAAGCAGAAGGTGCCCTTCATGGTCATCGCGGGCGACGAGGACATGACGGCCGGCGCCGTCTCCTTCCGCTACCGCGACGGCTCCCAGGAGAACGGCATCCCCCTCGACGAGGCCATCGCGAAGATCGCGAAGGTCGTCGAGGAGCGCGCGCAGGTCTGA
- a CDS encoding carbohydrate ABC transporter permease produces the protein MSGITGKALGSAAPTDPTDPTDPAAPRRPRPPGRERAGSLAWHIGALVVLAVVLYPVLWVLGASFKPSREIIGSLQLFPTGPILANFKGLADGIADISIATFFQNSLFYALGSVVGILISCSLTAYAFAKIRFAGRNLLFSLMIGTLLLPYHVLLIPQYVMFQKAGLVNTYVPLLIGKYLATEAFFVFLMVQFMRNLPRELDEAARLDGCGHLRIYWSIVLPLCRPALITSAIFTFINAWNDFMGPLIYLNEPGKYTVSLGMMMFRDQEGIANYGGMIAMSLVALMPVLLFFLAFQRYLIDGMATSGLKG, from the coding sequence GCATCACCGGCAAGGCGCTCGGCTCCGCGGCCCCGACCGACCCGACCGACCCGACCGACCCGGCCGCCCCGCGACGCCCACGCCCGCCCGGACGTGAGCGCGCCGGCTCGCTCGCCTGGCACATCGGGGCCCTGGTGGTCCTCGCGGTCGTCCTCTACCCCGTGCTCTGGGTCCTCGGCGCCTCGTTCAAACCGAGCCGCGAGATCATCGGCAGCCTGCAACTGTTCCCGACCGGCCCGATCCTCGCCAACTTCAAGGGGCTGGCCGACGGCATCGCCGACATCTCGATCGCCACCTTCTTCCAGAACTCCCTCTTCTACGCGCTCGGTTCCGTCGTCGGCATCCTGATCTCCTGCTCGCTCACCGCGTACGCCTTCGCCAAGATCCGGTTCGCCGGGCGGAACCTGCTCTTCTCCCTGATGATCGGCACGCTCCTGCTGCCGTATCACGTGCTGCTCATCCCGCAGTACGTGATGTTCCAGAAGGCCGGTCTGGTCAACACGTACGTGCCGCTGCTGATCGGCAAGTACCTGGCCACCGAGGCGTTCTTCGTCTTCCTCATGGTGCAGTTCATGCGGAACCTGCCGCGCGAGCTGGACGAGGCGGCGCGTCTCGACGGCTGCGGGCATCTGCGGATCTACTGGTCGATCGTGCTGCCGCTGTGCCGCCCGGCGCTCATCACCAGCGCGATCTTCACCTTCATCAACGCGTGGAACGACTTCATGGGTCCGCTGATCTACCTCAACGAGCCCGGCAAGTACACGGTCTCGCTCGGCATGATGATGTTCCGCGACCAGGAGGGCATCGCCAACTACGGCGGCATGATCGCGATGTCGCTGGTGGCGCTGATGCCCGTACTCCTCTTCTTCCTCGCCTTCCAGAGGTATCTGATCGACGGTATGGCGACGTCCGGACTGAAGGGCTGA
- a CDS encoding 3'-5' exonuclease has protein sequence MTCWYEGPLAAFDTETTGVDVETDRIVSAAVVVQDAAGARPRVTRWLVNPGVPVPAGATAVHGLTDEHLQRNGRWPSPVMEEIARELGEQAAAGRPLVVMNAPFDLTLLDRELRRHRASSLDHWFESASLRVLDPRVLDKHLDRYRKGRRTLTDLCAHYEVPLEGAHDAAADALASLEVVRAVGRRFSARLERLSPSELHTLQTVWHAAQARGLQAWFARSGAPEAVDPAWPLRPDLQAAA, from the coding sequence ATGACGTGCTGGTACGAAGGCCCTCTGGCCGCGTTCGACACGGAGACCACGGGCGTGGACGTCGAGACCGACAGGATCGTGTCGGCCGCCGTCGTCGTCCAGGACGCCGCGGGTGCCCGGCCGAGGGTGACCCGATGGCTGGTGAACCCGGGAGTGCCGGTGCCCGCGGGGGCGACGGCGGTGCACGGGCTCACGGACGAGCATCTGCAGCGCAACGGCCGCTGGCCGTCGCCCGTGATGGAGGAGATAGCCCGGGAGCTGGGCGAACAGGCCGCGGCGGGTCGGCCGCTGGTGGTGATGAACGCCCCGTTCGATCTGACGCTGCTGGACCGGGAGTTGCGCAGGCATCGCGCTTCGTCCCTCGACCACTGGTTCGAGTCGGCCTCGCTGCGTGTGCTCGATCCCCGTGTCCTCGACAAGCATCTGGACCGCTATCGCAAGGGCCGCCGCACCCTGACCGATCTGTGCGCGCACTACGAGGTGCCGCTGGAGGGCGCGCACGACGCGGCGGCCGACGCGCTGGCCTCGCTGGAGGTCGTCCGTGCGGTGGGGCGCCGGTTCTCGGCCCGGCTGGAGCGGCTGTCGCCGTCCGAGCTGCACACGCTCCAGACGGTGTGGCACGCGGCACAGGCGCGCGGGCTGCAGGCCTGGTTCGCGCGCAGCGGTGCGCCGGAGGCGGTGGACCCCGCGTGGCCGCTGCGCCCGGATCTGCAGGCGGCGGCCTGA